One Melitaea cinxia chromosome 20, ilMelCinx1.1, whole genome shotgun sequence DNA segment encodes these proteins:
- the LOC123663273 gene encoding NPC intracellular cholesterol transporter 2-like: MFRIILLCTLFVIVRSQVTSVNQCIVTPAELPIHQYVQGCTTPPCLLPQGENVVIDVVFRAPHTIRRMRTLAKALITIFGATTEIDYPLGNNEITCNFLTNTYCPVLPGEVVQYTLRMFIETFFPPNFPVVVEFRVEDDNSDTIWCIRVPISVVATSTNNRITAANN; the protein is encoded by the exons ATGTTTCGAATCATCTTGTTGTGTACGCTTTTCGTCATCGTGCGGAGTCAGGTGACTTCGGTTAATCAAT gCATAGTGACTCCTGCCGAATTACCGATTCACCAATATGTGCAAGGCTGCACCACTCCACCTTGTCTGCTACCTCAAGGAGAGAATGTTGTGATAGATGTGGTGTTCAGAGCAC CCCATACTATTCGCAGGATGAGAACACTAGCCAAGGCTCTGATTACAATTTTCGGGGCAACAACTGAAATCGATTACCCTTTGGGTAACAACGAAATCACATGCAACTTCTTAACGAATACCTACTGCCCGGTATTGCCCGGTGAGGTGGTTCAGTACACATTGAGAATGTTCATTGAAACCTTCTTCCCGCCT aaTTTCCCAGTGGTGGTTGAATTCCGAGTTGAAGATGATAACTCTGACACAATATGGTGCATCCGTGTACCCATCAGTGTCGTTGCTACCTCAACGAATAATAGAATAACTGCCGCTAACAACTAA
- the LOC123663272 gene encoding uncharacterized protein LOC123663272, producing the protein MNNDPLPTRFQNTPHTVYEDLAAELRERVLRSKNIVVVGIPEDTNSDVLKMKEQDKQKLLYILHTISPDSPQPIKIYRLGKQISGKSRPIKVCFESESTVKYLLRNKTKIKNEKLRIYSDQTLLQKQYMSTLRKLEELTCILKYIPADVHIVLLTETWLTSEYEAQSIQIPNYTHVFNIRSGGTGGGVSIFIHKNFTFDVTESLYNDTNNYLWIYINKLALNIGLVYRPPDTNVNDFLDRFSTYLEQRKRCVVFGDFNINLLSNDSRAMEYQNCIRESGYILLNKIDVEHCTRETNTTKTIIDHICSNVKEHPFQFCLVESSMSDHKQIYFELKKRIVVPKPKIQYEAVNYTSLYSDMSQKNFTNENHVFSNLEKFIQENIKAYKTLKTKIQNLPKDDWITQEVINCINIRNKAWVKFKMNPKDDKLKEQFTIEQNKVNKLIKRLRKQYYLNAFENCRRKPKKMWNLISSLSNNKVKNCNVPSKLVINGDIITDCTEICNTFNNFFSTIGSVLVNCIPTHYHNPNTHLFTQQNTSTTLLNRFKPCTSLEVLKIINNLDSNSSSGIDQINTKTLKCIKDLIVDELVACINKCLDEGSFPDSLKIAKVSPIYKSDLKTDPSNYRPISVLPVLSKIFEKILYTRIYQHLNEFDFLSKKQYGFRPKANTLAATIDLVSNIKSAIDKKQVAVGIFIDIKKAFDAMLLIMLSSPIPFLFFLPM; encoded by the exons ATGAACAATGATCCCTTGCCAACTAGGTTTCAAAATACACCGCATACCGTTTATGAAGATCTTGCCGCTGAGCTCCGTGAACGTGTTCTGAGATCAAAGAATATTGTCGTTGTGGGCATTCCGGAAGATACAAACTCGGATGTATTGAAAATGAAAGAACAAGACAAACAAAAACTTCTATATATCCTGCATACTATAAGCCCCGATTCCCCTCAACCAATTAAAATATACCGTTTGGGAAAACAAATCTCCGGAAAATCTAGACCCATAAAAGTTTGCTTTGAATCTGAGAGcacagttaaatatttattgcgtAATAAGACAAAGATAAAGAACGAAAAATTACGTATATACTCAGATCAAACACTACTACAAAAGCAGTATATGAGCACCTTGC GAAAGCTCGAAGAACTAACTTGCATTCTGAAATACATACCGGCCGATGTGCACATTGTGCTGCTAACAGAAACCTGGCTAACGTCAGAATATGAAGCACAATCAATACAAATACCCAACTATACGCATGTCTTTAACATCCGATCTGGTGGTACGGGAGGTGGTGTATCAatctttatacataaaaattttaccttTGACGTAACTGAATCGCTTTACAATGACACAAATAACTACCTGTGGATCTATATTAACAAACTAGCTCTAAATATAGGATTGGTATATAGACCACCTGATACAAACGTAAATGACTTCTTGGATAGATTCTCAACATATCTCGAACAGCGAAAGCGATGTGTCGTCTTTGGTGATTTCAATATCAACCTGCTCTCTAATGACTCCCGAGCAATGGAGTATCAAAACTGCATAAGGGAATCAGGatacattttattgaataaaattgatGTAGAACATTGTACGCGAGAGACGAACACAACTAAAACGATAATAGACCATATCTGCTCGAACGTGAAAGAACACccatttcaattttgtttagtTGAATCTAGTATGTCGGatcataaacaaatttattttgaattaaaaaagcGTATAGTTGTGCCAAAGCCAAAAATACAATACGAAGCAGTTAATTATACATCTCTTTACTCTGATATGTCGCAAAAAAATTTCACTAACGAAAATCATGTTTTCTCTAATCTGGAAAAATTCATTCAAGAAAATATAAAGGCCTACAAAacacttaaaactaaaattcaaAACTTACCAAAGGATGATTGGATAACACAAGAAGTGATTAATTGTATCAACATACGAAATAAAGCATGGGTTAAATTCAAAATGAATCCCAAGGACGACAAATTAAAGGAGCAGTTTACAATTGAGCAGAATAAAGTTAACAAACTGATCAAACGActaagaaaacaatattatctcAATGCTTTTGAGAATTGCAGGAGGAAACCTAAGAAGATGTGGAACTTAATATCCAGTCTAAGCAACAACAAAGTAAAAAACTGCAATGTCCCATCAAAACTAGTAATTAATGGCGATATTATTACGGACTGCACAGAAATATGTAATACGTTCAATAACTTTTTCTCAACGATTGGCTCTGTTTTGGTGAATTGTATTCCTACACATTATCACAACCCAAACACTCACCTTTTCACACAACAAAACACATCGACTACTCTTTTAAATAGATTCAAACCGTGTACATCGCTGGAGGtcttgaaaattattaataatttggaCAGTAATTCAAGCTCTGGTATCGaccaaataaatactaaaacactaaaatgtataaaagattTAATAGTGGATGAATTAGTCGCTTGTATAAATAAGTGCTTAGATGAAGGATCTTTTCCTGACAGCCTAAAAATAGCTAAAGTTAGTCCCATTTATAAGTCTGACCTAAAAACTGACCCAAGTAACTATAGGCCTATATCAGTTTTACCAGTCCTctctaaaatatttgaaaagataCTTTACACGCGAATATATCAACATCTAAATGAATTTGACTTTCTCTCTAAAAAACAATATGGATTTAGGCCGAAGGCTAATACTTTAGCAGCTACCATTGACTtagttagtaatataaaaagtgCTATTGATAAAAAACAGGTGGCCGTAGGCATATTCATTGACATCAAAAAAGCATTTGACGCG ATGCTATTGATAATGCTATCAAGTCCAATACCATTTCTCTTCTTTCTGCCAATGTAA